The genomic stretch GCAGTTCCACGGTGCTGACAGGCAGTGTTCTGGTTTGCTTGACCAGAATCCCCGCTTCTACAGGTGTGGGAATGCGAATAGGCTTCCAGTCGGCTTGCTGTCGTTGAGCCAAAGCGGGTTGCTGTGCTTCTGGAGCAGCGGCACGGATGATGGGCTGACGAGTAGGCTGTGGATTCACAGGCTGCTGGACTGGCCGTTGCAACATCCCCGGCATGGCAGGCAGCCTATCATTGCTGGCATAGCTCCGCGGAGCCTGTGAAGCAGGCTGAAACTGTTGCGCAGGCTGCATGGCATAGCCCTGAGGCTGCATACCCTGCTGCGGGTATCCCATCATCTGTTGTGCAGGCATTTGCTGAACTGGCATCATCTGCATCGGCACTGGTGAACCACCAGGCGGGCAGTTTCCACCAGGCAGTCAGGACTGTGCTTCAATACGGCCATACACCATCACAAAACTCAAAATAGCCCAGAGGGTTGAATATCGTTGTTGCATGCTTCTTCGCCTCCCTGCGAGATGCGTCGGCTCTTAGCAGATAAATTCCTCGCTCCAAGTGCAACCAGCCTGCTTTGTAAAAAGGGATTACATTTTTGCAAGAATTACCTGATATCTTGTCATATATTCCAGTAAGTACATCATGATTCACCATCGTTGTTAAGTGGGGTAAGTTAGATGCATCCCATTCGAGGCATTGTGTTGGCTGGCGGCAAGGGAACTCGGCTCGGCGAACTGACCAAGGTCACCAATAAACACCTGTTGCCTGTCGGCCCCTGGCCCATGGTCTATCATCCCTTGAAAAAATTAACCGGCGCTGGTATTAAGGATGTCCTGCTGGTGTCAGGAACCGAGCACATGGGCGATTTCGTCGAATTGCTCGGCTCCGGCAAGGATTACGATTGTCGACTCACCTACCGCGTTCAGGATGAAGCAGGCGGTATCGCACAGGCTCTGGGCCTGGCAGAACTCTTCGCCCAGAACAGCCGCTCCGTCGTCATTCTCGGCGACAATATCTTCAGCACTCCACTGACTCCACTGCTCCGCGATGCCAACGAACATCCCGACTGGGCATGGATTGCGCTGAAACAGGTTCCCGACCCCGGCCGCTACGGCGTTGCTGAAATGAAAGGCAACCAGGTTATCGGCATCGAAGAGAAGCCCAAGCAACCCAAGAGCGACTTCGCTGTTGCGGGTATCTACGTTTACCCAGCTGATGTATTTACTGTCATCAAGACTCTGAAGCCCAGCGCTCGTGGCGAACTCGAAATCACCGATGTGAACAAGTACTACCTGCAACAAGGCCGCATGGGCGCCAGCTTCCTCGATGGCTACTGGACCGACGCAGGCACCCCGGAATCGCTGGCGCATGCGAACCAGTTGGTGAATGCAACTATGCCGGAATTTTAGATTTGCCATAAAGAGGGGCGCGACGTGAGTCCGCCGGTAGTGTTTGCGAAGTGTTCACACTCACGAGAATCGTGCCCATATTGATGTTATCGCTGGTCCCTACGTTGCAGGGAAGATAACTTTGTGCACTTGACTAGCTGCCCAATTAAGTTGGCTGCTTTGAGTTCATCAACAATGATCTTATCGATTTGTCTTAGTCCCGGAGGGACGTTGGTTAGTAGCCTGGGGCGCTAGCCCCTGGAAGGAATCGAAAGTTGTGTTGAGCCCCAGTGGGGCGATGGTGACGTGTGCTCGTTTACCATCGCCCTTCCAGGGCTCTGTTTTGACAACATGCTTACCAGGGGCTAGCGCCCCTGGCTACTGGCCATCGCCCCTCCGGGGCAAAAACAATTGAGAACATCGAAATTTTCATAGATCGACCTTCATTAGTATTTATTGACAGTCATTTATGTGCTCAAATTGGTACAACTGGCATTCAGTAATATTCCTCAAACCCAATGATTCGGAATACCTGACACGAGCGCCGAATACTCAAACCAAGACGTTCCAGGACTTTGGATCGGGTTGTGTTAACATACCTACGGTTTCAGACCCCACTGCCCCACTCACTTGGTGATCGCAACAAAACCATGATACCAACCTTCCTGTTTACGGCCCTCTTTATTCAATCGGCAGAGATTGCATATGGAAAGTTATCGCCTCTCGGGCGTTATATCGAATCCTCCAATTGGAAAGAGCGTAAATTCGCTTATCAATATTCCCTGAATAGCGTCATTGGCATCAAACGACAGAAGATGAAACCGTACCTGGTGCATCTAGTGAAAAGAGGTTCGCCACCGCGATACGCACCGATCATTGGAGAAGAGTTCGAATTTTCATCCCGGCGTGTTGCCTTGTCGATTCTTGCCGAATGGCAAGACCCCAGCTTGATTCCGTTGTTTCTCGAGTTCATTGTTTATCAGGCTCCCGATCCCAAAAGACCGATCGAAACAGACGCAAAGGGGCGGCAACACAGTGAAGATTATTTTGCCGCTGTGAAAGGTCTTATTGATATTGGTCAACCTGCCTTGGAACCAACATTGCGTGAATTAATAAAGAGCGTGATTCCTACTAAATTCAACGCGAATGGTGACTCATACAAAACGGCAAGCGTTTATGTCCGATACAAAAATCTCATTTACGTCTTCTGGTGCATCCTCGATTACCAAGGCACTAAGGACTACTTCACCAGGGAAATCGAGAAGTTGGACAAGACTAATCCGAAATCAGCAGACAAGCTGCGCGAAGCTTTGAAATTCCTTGAAAAGAATTACCACCACAAGCGAAATAAGCCATAGTCTGGCATGATCGATTTGCCGCTCGTATCTTACTTAATCACCGAAATCTGTTCCACATCTTTGATAGGGTCTTTACCCGTCAAATCGCTTTCCAGTTCGATGAACAGTCGGCCATCGCCTGCTGCCACACCTTCGAGTTCCAATTGATAATTGAAGGCATTGGTCGGCAGTAGATCTTTCATCACATTAAACACAATCGTGTCGCCCTGCACCTGGCCTGCTGAGCCATCGGGTGCAATCGCTTTCAGAATACGCAGCTCTGGCGATGTCTTCACTTTCACCGCAATGCGTCCCACTTGTTGCGAACCCGTGTTGTTGATCGTAATCGTGTACGAAGTAGTATCGTTGACATGGATGGTGCCCTTGCGGTCTGCCTGCTCAGCCTGCATCAGGAGTGCCGGGATGCCTCGCAGTTCAACATCCACTTCGGAACGTTCGCTGAGGTTCGGGCCGAAGGTTGCCACCACGCGGTTGGTAGCCTTGGCTGCAGTCTGCCGGGCTTCCACTTCCACCCGCAGCCGACGCTTGCCATTAGCTTCAAGCGTGCCAAGGTTCCAGGTCACGTCGTTGCCTGTTCCCTGGCCGTTATCGTAAACCCGTACCAGTGCTACCTGCGCAGGCAGCGTATCGCGAATGACAACATTATTGACTGGCTGATCGCTGTTGTTCTCGACAAAGATTTCCCAGATGAACCTGCCACTCACATAGCGTGCTTGCGGGCCTTTCTGCTGCAGGTTCACGCTGAGCCGAACCACATTGAGTAGCGCGGTGGCTTCATCACGCAGGCCATTGTCTGCCGTTACTACAGCTTTTGTATTGAATGTTCCAGCCTGCACTGCCTTCAAAGGCAGCGTAAAGTCACGCGATTCGCGAGGCTGCAACGTGAACGGCGACATGGCCACGCTGCGATCAGGACTCGGCTTGCCTTCATAGAAGAAGACCAGGCCCTGATCAAAACTGCTGGTAATAATCACATTGCTCGCTGGTGCATCACCCGTATTCTCGACACGAATGGTGAACGGAACATCAGCGTTCACGTAGCCATTAGGCGGTGCGGTCAAGCGCACTTTGAGTGCCGGGCTGGTGGCAGTGGTCATGAAAAACGATTCAGCAGCCTTGATACGATCCTGATCAATCACTCGTGCCTGGTTGTTGAACTGTCCTCCCCGGGTTGCTCTTACTTTCAGGTTGATGGCCTTCGCAGCGCCGGGTGGCAAAGGCAGCAGTGTCCAAACCAATCGGTTGCCTTCAGTGCCAACGGGCATGGGCTCAGCACTGACAAACTGCAAGCCAGCAGGTAGGTCATCTTCCACCGTCAGCGGATCAGACTGGCTGCGGCTGGTGTTGGTTACGGTAAGCTGATAATCGAAATCGGTGTTGATGCCGACGACATTGGGGCCTGATTTGTTCAACGTCAGGCCAGAGCCAACCCATTCGACCTGGGTTTCACCTCGCAGCACGACGATGCCTGAACCCGTTACCGCCCCCAGATCAGGTGGGCGAATCAGCTCGACCCCAATGCGGGTAATCCCCATCTGCGGGCTTTGCTGCCTGAGCTGGACGATGGCGTTGCCCAGCGAATCGGAAGTCGCTTCCGCTTCGGGGCCATTGGTGTTCACAAAGAGTGCCGGCGGGCCATCCAGTACCTTATAGCGGACGCGATAACCCTGCAGTGGCTGACTGTCGGATGCTTTGAAGACTTTGGTGGTCAGTGTTGCTATCTTGCGTGCCTGTTGTGGTTCGGGAATCTTCCACTGGGCATCGAGCCAGTAGGTCGTCACCGTCATGCGGTTCTTATCCATGTCATGGATAGCCGGTACGTAGGCGGTAACCTTGGTTTCACCTTCTTCCGGGCAGGAAACAATGCAGAACGTTTGCCCTGGATTGACAACGAAATCGTCCTTCGGATCTTTATTGCCTCGATCAAACTTGTGTTCGAGGTATCCGGTGTAACTGACAGCGTACTTCTCGTTGACCTTGTAGCCTCGGTCGGGGTAGACACCACCTTCATCCACTTCGATGATGTGCCCTTTGCCATGCACCATCCATTCGACACGTCGACCTCGCCGAGCCGCGCCCTGCTGGTCGTAAACGGTTGCCATGTAGACCTGGATGCCACCCACCTGCTGGCTTTGTATTTTGGGACGTACTTCTACACGACAGGCATAGGGATCGTAATTCGCGTAATAACCCTTCCCAGGAGGCTTGGCATGCGTTTGCACAATTTCGCCATTGGGTAGCAAACCATAGTACAACTGTGCCGGGTTCTGACTGGGACTGAAGATACCGCACCCGCTCACTGATGCCAACAGCATCAATGCGATTCCGCACCACGTCGCTCGTTGCGTCGTGCGCGTCATACTACGGGCCTCCCCCCTGCAAAAATTCCCCTTACAAACAGCGGTGCGATACGCGATGTGAAAAATAATGCAAGGCCAATTCACCCCGGCACTGCCTTGCACCAGGCATGTTGAGCAATTCCCGGTCATTCGCTGTGGAAATGCGTAAAATACGGGCAATGACTAATTCGCTTTCTCTCCTCGCCCCTGGCAGCCGAGGGGGTGAAGGGTTCATTGAGTTAAAACACTACACATCGATAAGGAGTTCTACATGATTCGTTTCATGTTTCTGATAGCCTTACTGGCCATCATTGGCTGTGGCAAAACCGAAGTGAATGCACCTGGAGTGAAAGTAAAGGCTGGTGCCGACGGAGTGAGCGTTGATGCTCCCGGTGTCAAAGTGAAGTCTGATTCATCGGGAACCAAGGTCGATGTTGGCCCGGACAAGAAGTAAATCCGTGAAACGGCATTAGTATTTTGCCCTATCAATTCATTTTCACCATCTTGCCAGCTATCTCTGTGCCTGCAACTGAGTTACGCTTGACCGCTTGACTTAGCGCGGGTACAGAGCATCATATGGCACATTGCGCAAAATTCCTGATTCTTCTGATACTGTTCACCAGTGGCTGTGCCAGCACTTCATCTGCCGGTGCCAATCGTGGTGTAGCACCACCGTTACCCACGCCTAACCCTGCAGCACCGGGACAGATGCCACCACCACCGGGAGCAGTCATTCAGCCTCCTCCGGGTGTTGGTGTTCAACCGCCTCCGGGAGTGATGCCGCAAACCATGGCTCCGCAAAGCCAGGAGCAGATTCGCGTTCAACAAACCGCTGCCCGACTCTACCAGGCTAATCCCTGGCTGAAAGTACGTCCGCAGTGGTATGTCACTGCTGGTGATACGCCAGGTGTCAATACACAGGGTGAACAGTATGCCATGATATCCAGCGGTTTGGTACAATCTGCCAGCGACGGGCAATTGGCGGCTGTTATGGCTTTGCAATTGGGTGATCTGATGGCAGCCAGGCAGCGCGTTGCCATGCAAGCTGTTCAGCAACGTCGTGAAACCACACCTCCTCCTGACATCTATCAGGAACGTGACGGCATGACTTCCAGCCAGGCCTTGCTTGATCTGGCGGCACAAGCCAAGTTCCGGGGTGACCCGCGCGATCCGCGACGGCGAGAGCAACAGCAGCAGGTTCCCGTCAACGATGCACCCACCTGTGCACGACAAATTCTGGTGCAGGCTGGCTATTCCGAACTGGAACTCGATCAGGCAGCTCCACTGCTGCAGCGATTCCCGATGGTTCGTCCAGCACAGTAGCTCACTCGCTGCAAGTCAAAGTCTAAATTTTAGATGAAATTGAAGTGTGGTTTTTGCTGCGATGATCGAACGTACCGTTCAGGTTATAACGAGAGCGCATCTAGCGAAAAATGCAAATAATCTACTGGATAATCAGAAAAAAGTGAGAATTCGGGTATCATCATAAAAGGAATAAATGTCGCATCAGCATTATGTGACATGATTGTGACACAAAGAACTTACTTTACCTGCCTAGACTGTGAAAAGGACTCAATTTCCGTTGACACACCTGTGTCTAAGATATACGATCAGCTATCTACCTAACTTTGCCAGCTTGCCCAGTTGCGTTGTCTCGTGTAGGAACAAGCACGAACGTAAATCTGGGATGACGTCTTCGCTGGGTGGCCACTTTTTAAGGAGCGTTTCGCATGTACAGTATGGTGATGGTGATGGCGATGAGTAGCCCTGCAGCTCTGCCTGCTGGCTGCTTCGGTAAGTGCAATGGCAATTCCTGCCATGGCGCGGTCGCCTGCAGCGGTTACAGCTGCTCCGGTTATTCTTGCTCAGGCTCGGCCTGCTCCGGCAGCCGTTGCCACGGTCTCTTCAGCCGCAAGAGCAGCTGTCATGGCTGCAACGGCTGGGCATCCTGCTCCAGCAGCCGCTGCCACGGTAGCTGCACTGGTTGCACAGGCACCGTTGTTGCCTGCACAGGTTCCTCTTGCACTGGTTCCGCTTGCACAGGTTGCAATGGCGGTCACCGCGGTCTCTTCAGCTGCTTCAAGAAGAATCGCTGCCATGGCTGCAATGGTTGCAATGGCCACGTGGTAGCTTGCTCCGGTTCAGCTTGCACTGGTTGCACAGGCACTGCAGCTCCAGCTGCTCCTGCTGCAGAACCCAAGAAGGCCGAACCCAAGCCACCAGCCGCTTCTCTCGAAGCTCCTGCCAAGGTCCTCGTGAGCCTGCCTGCTGATGCCAAGCTGCTGATCGATGGTCATGCAACTGCTTCCACCTCCACCGAACGCACTTTCGTCTCCCCCGCTCTGGTTGCTGGTAAAGACTATCAGTACACCCTGACCGCTGAATTGGTTCGCGACGGCAAGAACGTCACCGAAACCAAGACGATCGTTGTTCGCGCTGGTGAAACCACTTCGGTCAACTTCTAACCGTTGCTGGCATCCTGAGCTAGACAATTCGAAGTACGCAACGGCCTCTGATCTTCAGAGGTCGTTTACTTTGATACGCGCTTTTCATTGGCGAGCCAACTCTTTTCGACGTACTCTAATTCATACCCCTCATTCTGTTCCCACCGCAATTTCGCTTGCCACGGAACGAATAATGGGGTGGAGGCAGAGTATGACCCCAGTCAATCTGACCGATGAGCAGCCCACTTCTCTGATGCCCGTCTCAGCATCAGTGCCGGTGGAAACTGCGCCTGTTCAGGAGCTGGAGGATCGAATTCAGCGTCTGGAAGAAGCTGTTGCTGCCCTCACGGAAATGCAGCATTGGGATGAATCACCTCGTCAACTGGAGCCTGCTTCCAGGCCAATGCCGCAGGTCAGCAATGATGTTCCTCGTGCGATGCCAATCCCTCCGCCGCCTACTGCATCGCTCGCGGAATTCAGCCTTCCTGCTACTGCACTGCCTCAGCCAGCTCCCCCTTCGAAACTGACGACGCTGCTGCAGCCGGTGAAAACAGCCTTGCCTGTTGCATCTTCCATGATGAACAAAGTGCTGCCCGCTTCGTCACTATGGCGCGATTTCTGGTGGGATATTCGCATAGCCTGGCGAATGTTCCGCGATCCCTACTATCCGATGTCCACCGCCTTCAAAGTGGTGCCACTCTTTGCCATCTTCTATGTCACCATCTGGCCCTGGTTCAGCGCCTGGACCGGCATCTTCGGCACCGTGATGAACTACTGCGTCAACGCCGTGGTGATCTATATCGCGTTCAAGGTAATCCAACGCGAACTGCGACGGTATTATGATTTTGCGGAGAAGTATAGAAGGTAAATGCCGGGAATTATCCCTTCCAACCTTTTTAAACTCTGCGTTGCCATTCTGAAACATCACGGCTTCCATGCAAGATGGCCAACACTTCAACGCGATCGACAAGAATGCGGTAGTAGACGATATACGGGAAACGACGGATCGTCGTTGCCCGAACATTTCCCCATAACAAGGCGCATGATTCCGGAGAGTCGCCAATTGCCAATAGTTTCGCTTTTGTCCGAGTAACAAATGTTACCCCTAAACCATCTCGCTTGGTGTTGTACCACTCATATGCTTGCTGCAAATCGAAGAGCGCCTCGTCGGTAAGATTGACCGGCAGGCTCATGGCTTACCTAGCATTTTGTCAACAGCTTCTTCCAACGGGATGCCTACTCCAGGTCTGGCATCGGCTTGAACGATTCGGCGTTCCACTTCATCTTGATGCCAGCGCGGAATCGGAGGCAGTTTTTCATCATTCAAGCTGTCCCAAAGAAGACCCACTAATTCCAGACGTTCTTCAGGGGGCAAATGATCAATTCCGTATTGCGCTAATGTGATGGGCATGGCATCCTCTCGAAGGCTAATATCACGATATCATCGAACCAATGTTGCTGCAATATGCTGTATCAGTGGAAACTGGGGCTAAGTTGTGCAGAATAGTCATGATCGTATTCATTCTGTCTCCTGGCTACTTATTCTCACACCGCCTCCTGCTCTACCTTCGTATCCCTCTGCACATACATCTCTTCAATCACATCCGCGTAATTCTTCGCAATGATGCTTCTGCGTAGTTTAAGCGTCAGTGTCAACTCATCCGATTCTACCGAGAACGGCCTGCTGAGCAGGGCAAAGTTGCGAATCTGCTCGTTATGTGAAACATCTTTCAGAAGCGTCTTGATACGATCAAAGTACAACTGCCTGACCTGGGCATGGCTGAGCATCTCTGCATCGCTGGTCCATTCCAGTTTCTGTTCCGCAGCCCAGACTTTCAGAAAATCCATCCCGGGCACAATCAGAGCGGTGAGGAATTTCCTCCTGTCGCCAATCACCACTACCTGCATGAAGAGTGGATCAGCCTTCAGCAGCGATTCCAGATAGACCGGGGCAATGTTCTTGCCTGCACTGGTAACGATCAATTCCTTTTTGCGGCCCGTAATCTTGAGGAACCCTTCGCTGTCGAGTTCGCCCAGATCGCCGGTGTGCAGCCAGCCATCGGTGATCGCTTCCTCAGTTGCTTTTGGATTATTCCAGTAGCCCAGCATGATATGCGGGCCTTTACTGAGAATTTCGCCATCGTCAGCAATCTTCACTTCCAACCCAGGCAGCACCTTGCCCACGGTGCCATACTTCACCGCATCAGGCACTTCACTGCTGATAACAGGCGACGATTCCGTCAGACCGTAACCCTGCAACAGAAATACGCCATGCTTTCGGTAGAACGTTGCCACATGTTCAGGCAGTGGTGCCCCCCCGGCAATGCACACCCGCAAGCGGCCTCCGAAGATGTGATTCAGCATTGCTTCGGATTTCGCCTCGATCAGCTTATTCATCACCTTTTCGTAAAAGTAAGGCACACCGTTGAGTAGCGTCGGCTTGTAGTACGCACAGTTTTCGAGAATAGTATCTGGCGAATCAGCCAGAGCGAGCTGGTGACCGCACGACAGAATGCCATACAGATCGCAGGTGCGGGCGAAGATGTGGCTCATTGGCAGCCAAGTCAACCGGACATCGTTGTTATCGACATTGATCGCAGTTGAGGTCATCAGACAGTTGCTCGCCAGGTTGTTCTGACTGAGCATGGCGCCCTTGGGTTCGCCCGTGGTGCCTGAAGTATAGATGATCGTTGCCAGGTCGTCGGGGGTAACGGTCTTCTCAGCTTCTTCCAACAGCTTCTGGCCATCGGTAGAACTGAGCGATTTGGTCAATGTGCTCAGTTGGGTAAAAGTATGGCCACTAAGCGGTTCCTTGCATTCATCAAAGCTGAGGAGCGTCAACTTCAAATCTTCCAGATGCGGTGCAATCAGTCCGGCTAACTGCGGCCCAGCGGCAATCACTACTTTGGCCCCACTGTTCTTGATCTGCCAGACCATCTGCGGCCCCGACAGCGAAACATGCACCGGAACATTAACGCCGCCAGCAACCAGGATAGCCATGTCGGCAACTACCCATTCGTAACGATTGGGGGAAATGAGCATCACCCGGTCGCGATGCTTCACGCCGAGATTCTTGAGCGCCACGGCGGTGCGGCCTACATCATCTGCCAACTGCTTCCAGGTGTAGTGCAGGTATTCCTTGTTGTGTCGGAAGTGAATCGCCGGAAGATCAGCTTGTTTACGGGCCCGGTCAACGAACAGTTTTACCAGCGTGGTCGGTTTATCGTACATAGTGGAGAGATTCACCAGTGAATTGGATAAGGGATGATCCGAATCTTCGCGACCTATGATACACGAAGGGGAACATGCAGTGCCAGTGAAATTGGCTGATTGGCACGAAGTGCCCCGTGGGACACGTTTGTAACGTGTCATCGGCGATAGTGCGCTGAATTGCACACGGAGCATTGTCACGATACAATCGTGACCCACAACCTTGTCTACTTCACCCCGCTCTTTTCCCGTGCAGGCCTGAACTCATCGCCTTCATTCCACGTAGGCAGTTTCGAATTATTCGCCACCTTCTGGGCTGCTTCCATCGCAAAACGAATCAGCACCGGGAAGCCGGCAAAGTCCCAATCTTCCTGGTACTTGTCCTGAGGCGTGTGATATGCTTTCGCGATGAATTCCACCATCCGCTGCCTGATCGCATCTGCGGATGCACCTTTTACTTTGACGCCACGGGCGACAGAAAACGCAGGCACGCCGCCACGGGCCAGGGCGAAATGATCGGAACGGTAGATGGTGCCCAGATGAGCACGCGGGTCAGGTTCCAGTTCCAGCCCCTGACTTTTCGCAGTCTCCTGCATCATGGGCCAAAGCGTAGTGCGCTCTGCTCCATTAAGCACAATGGACTCAGGTTCGCCAAGTGGAGATAGCATGTCGAAATTAAAGTTGGCGGCAATCTTGCCCAGCGGGATCGTTGGGTGGCCAGCGAAATAAACCGCACCCAGCAATCCGCTCTCTTCCGCCGTGGTAGCCAGGAAGATCGCTGATCGTTTCGGCTTGGTATTCAGTTTACCCCACGTACGGGCCAGTTCCATCAGAATCGCCGTGCCGGTAGCATTGTCCTGCGCACCGCTGTAAATCTCTTCCACGCCGGCACTGGATCGACTGGTGCCCAGATGATCCCAGTGGGCGGTGAACAGTACTGCTTCCGATTTCAAATTCGGATCGCTGCCTTCGATGACACCGATCACATTCCGGGAAATAATCTTCTGCACCGAAGTGGGGATGTGGCCTTTCAGGCGAATACCCAGGCTGATCGGCTTGAATCCCTTGGTGTCTGCCTGCTTGAGAGCTTCCTGCACGGTCAGCCCGGCATTAGCCAGCAGTTTCTCCCCTGCTGCGGATGAGAGCCAGCCTGCAAACGCCA from Planctomycetia bacterium encodes the following:
- a CDS encoding NTP transferase domain-containing protein, giving the protein MRGIVLAGGKGTRLGELTKVTNKHLLPVGPWPMVYHPLKKLTGAGIKDVLLVSGTEHMGDFVELLGSGKDYDCRLTYRVQDEAGGIAQALGLAELFAQNSRSVVILGDNIFSTPLTPLLRDANEHPDWAWIALKQVPDPGRYGVAEMKGNQVIGIEEKPKQPKSDFAVAGIYVYPADVFTVIKTLKPSARGELEITDVNKYYLQQGRMGASFLDGYWTDAGTPESLAHANQLVNATMPEF
- a CDS encoding DUF11 domain-containing protein, whose product is MTRTTQRATWCGIALMLLASVSGCGIFSPSQNPAQLYYGLLPNGEIVQTHAKPPGKGYYANYDPYACRVEVRPKIQSQQVGGIQVYMATVYDQQGAARRGRRVEWMVHGKGHIIEVDEGGVYPDRGYKVNEKYAVSYTGYLEHKFDRGNKDPKDDFVVNPGQTFCIVSCPEEGETKVTAYVPAIHDMDKNRMTVTTYWLDAQWKIPEPQQARKIATLTTKVFKASDSQPLQGYRVRYKVLDGPPALFVNTNGPEAEATSDSLGNAIVQLRQQSPQMGITRIGVELIRPPDLGAVTGSGIVVLRGETQVEWVGSGLTLNKSGPNVVGINTDFDYQLTVTNTSRSQSDPLTVEDDLPAGLQFVSAEPMPVGTEGNRLVWTLLPLPPGAAKAINLKVRATRGGQFNNQARVIDQDRIKAAESFFMTTATSPALKVRLTAPPNGYVNADVPFTIRVENTGDAPASNVIITSSFDQGLVFFYEGKPSPDRSVAMSPFTLQPRESRDFTLPLKAVQAGTFNTKAVVTADNGLRDEATALLNVVRLSVNLQQKGPQARYVSGRFIWEIFVENNSDQPVNNVVIRDTLPAQVALVRVYDNGQGTGNDVTWNLGTLEANGKRRLRVEVEARQTAAKATNRVVATFGPNLSERSEVDVELRGIPALLMQAEQADRKGTIHVNDTTSYTITINNTGSQQVGRIAVKVKTSPELRILKAIAPDGSAGQVQGDTIVFNVMKDLLPTNAFNYQLELEGVAAGDGRLFIELESDLTGKDPIKDVEQISVIK
- a CDS encoding TIGR03000 domain-containing protein, with product MVACSGSACTGCTGTAAPAAPAAEPKKAEPKPPAASLEAPAKVLVSLPADAKLLIDGHATASTSTERTFVSPALVAGKDYQYTLTAELVRDGKNVTETKTIVVRAGETTSVNF
- a CDS encoding type II toxin-antitoxin system RelE/ParE family toxin, with translation MSLPVNLTDEALFDLQQAYEWYNTKRDGLGVTFVTRTKAKLLAIGDSPESCALLWGNVRATTIRRFPYIVYYRILVDRVEVLAILHGSRDVSEWQRRV
- a CDS encoding addiction module protein: MPITLAQYGIDHLPPEERLELVGLLWDSLNDEKLPPIPRWHQDEVERRIVQADARPGVGIPLEEAVDKMLGKP
- a CDS encoding AMP-binding protein; this translates as MTMLRVQFSALSPMTRYKRVPRGTSCQSANFTGTACSPSCIIGREDSDHPLSNSLVNLSTMYDKPTTLVKLFVDRARKQADLPAIHFRHNKEYLHYTWKQLADDVGRTAVALKNLGVKHRDRVMLISPNRYEWVVADMAILVAGGVNVPVHVSLSGPQMVWQIKNSGAKVVIAAGPQLAGLIAPHLEDLKLTLLSFDECKEPLSGHTFTQLSTLTKSLSSTDGQKLLEEAEKTVTPDDLATIIYTSGTTGEPKGAMLSQNNLASNCLMTSTAINVDNNDVRLTWLPMSHIFARTCDLYGILSCGHQLALADSPDTILENCAYYKPTLLNGVPYFYEKVMNKLIEAKSEAMLNHIFGGRLRVCIAGGAPLPEHVATFYRKHGVFLLQGYGLTESSPVISSEVPDAVKYGTVGKVLPGLEVKIADDGEILSKGPHIMLGYWNNPKATEEAITDGWLHTGDLGELDSEGFLKITGRKKELIVTSAGKNIAPVYLESLLKADPLFMQVVVIGDRRKFLTALIVPGMDFLKVWAAEQKLEWTSDAEMLSHAQVRQLYFDRIKTLLKDVSHNEQIRNFALLSRPFSVESDELTLTLKLRRSIIAKNYADVIEEMYVQRDTKVEQEAV
- a CDS encoding M28 family peptidase, with translation MTRVFSHHARKFYERFTVSFHHRHLFTTLFALCSAQLCFAQEADVAASIARMRADVKHLASDQLQGRGVGTRGEELTTDYIAEAFQKAGLKPMGDDGGWFQKVPLVMVKTQPDATLQYIKDDKAQSLRLEDEFVGVTHLQQSVDFEGEAIFVGHGISAPEFGWDDYQGVDVKDKVVILFTNEPPSDDAAFFKGKALTYFGRWTYKFEEATRRGAKAAFIIHTTESAGYPYGVVRTVKGAQLIRKPGEPDLAFAGWLSSAAGEKLLANAGLTVQEALKQADTKGFKPISLGIRLKGHIPTSVQKIISRNVIGVIEGSDPNLKSEAVLFTAHWDHLGTSRSSAGVEEIYSGAQDNATGTAILMELARTWGKLNTKPKRSAIFLATTAEESGLLGAVYFAGHPTIPLGKIAANFNFDMLSPLGEPESIVLNGAERTTLWPMMQETAKSQGLELEPDPRAHLGTIYRSDHFALARGGVPAFSVARGVKVKGASADAIRQRMVEFIAKAYHTPQDKYQEDWDFAGFPVLIRFAMEAAQKVANNSKLPTWNEGDEFRPAREKSGVK